In Halobacteriovorax marinus SJ, the following proteins share a genomic window:
- a CDS encoding DegT/DnrJ/EryC1/StrS family aminotransferase has translation MNLFTSKLNSHKNVFKFSDQLKNHLGAKDVKVFSSCRIAFSEFLRNQNFEQGSEVLLCPITIPDMVNAIIINGLKPVFVDMNLSNHSFDIEDLENKITEKSCLILNTNLSGLNNLNTKINELAAENELILVDDISQAPVRNYFQSRGAADFTFISLSIGKTITTLVGGAIASKGELIEGQFKIIGIAKRAYFLRQLLENIKIDILTSPLFYKYFTRFSLAVLAKISPSKYMNIHQTNTITKFNEEDIFFDDIPVLRETFPEELYFPFNDWMADLGMRTLNKWKNVDEKRRRNRDIFIEYSSEATKRCVAQNFLREAYFPTRVPLYITNVERFSLFVISKGLDMGRYGLNLCSEEKVFSHFSKNLPSGRFIKENCLFLNLSEKNNEYDLVTSIEILNKYFEAYSNENT, from the coding sequence TTGAACTTATTTACTTCAAAGCTTAATAGTCATAAGAATGTTTTCAAGTTCAGTGATCAACTGAAAAACCATCTGGGTGCAAAAGATGTAAAAGTCTTTTCTTCTTGTCGAATTGCATTCTCTGAGTTTTTAAGGAACCAGAACTTTGAACAAGGATCAGAAGTTCTACTTTGCCCAATTACTATTCCAGATATGGTAAATGCAATTATCATAAATGGGCTCAAGCCTGTTTTCGTAGATATGAATCTATCAAATCACTCTTTTGACATAGAAGACTTAGAAAATAAGATTACAGAAAAAAGTTGTTTGATTCTTAATACTAACTTATCTGGATTAAATAATTTAAATACAAAAATTAATGAACTTGCTGCTGAGAATGAATTAATCTTAGTCGATGATATTTCACAGGCACCAGTAAGAAATTACTTTCAAAGTCGTGGCGCCGCTGACTTTACTTTTATTTCTCTCTCAATAGGTAAAACGATTACAACATTAGTCGGGGGAGCAATTGCAAGTAAAGGTGAATTAATTGAAGGACAGTTTAAAATAATAGGTATTGCAAAGAGAGCATATTTTCTGAGGCAATTACTAGAGAATATAAAAATAGATATTCTAACTTCTCCTCTTTTTTATAAGTACTTTACAAGATTTAGCTTAGCCGTTTTGGCAAAGATTAGCCCTAGTAAATATATGAATATTCATCAAACAAATACCATTACTAAGTTTAATGAAGAAGATATTTTCTTTGATGATATTCCCGTTCTAAGAGAAACTTTCCCTGAAGAACTTTATTTTCCATTTAATGATTGGATGGCAGATCTTGGAATGAGAACTCTGAATAAATGGAAAAATGTAGATGAAAAGAGAAGAAGAAACAGAGATATCTTTATTGAGTATAGTAGTGAGGCCACAAAGAGATGTGTCGCCCAGAACTTCTTAAGAGAAGCCTACTTCCCTACAAGAGTTCCACTCTATATTACAAATGTTGAAAGGTTTTCACTATTTGTAATCTCCAAGGGATTAGATATGGGAAGATATGGACTTAATTTGTGTTCGGAAGAGAAGGTTTTTTCTCACTTTTCAAAAAATCTTCCTAGTGGGCGATTTATAAAAGAAAATTGTCTTTTTCTTAACTTAAGTGAAAAGAATAATGAATATGATTTAGTGACTTCAATAGAGATTTTGAATAAATATTTCGAGGCCTATAGCAATGAAAATACCTAG
- a CDS encoding radical SAM protein, whose protein sequence is MKLLLNIYIRAFIRLCKSPPHLRVVLNYGKYLIARYRRNIELSYTPPNIVIYTTKNCNLNCSFCFIGDDLNPSNAKEYELSYEDYLKIVENKFFKNSLRVGLLGGEPFIAKDIFRILEDLRKRRKVSTVVTNSTLLKGERLNRFKELAPDILGLSLYDTNREDVRRVYAEMKDKSIIWIQTIIEATSLSYVYDVLEFCIAIGCKNIRFSNYYPTYNQSMEKVIFDDNEDYKILRTNVEKKFGKILNIDWAAPVARKVSSKSCLQPINYVHLDNQGGIGACFMRPPKKEVYGSIFEDNAWNNEANIGLRTVMNEPSENCDPTCRYCENLTEDLYKI, encoded by the coding sequence ATGAAGTTATTATTAAATATATATATTCGAGCGTTTATACGCCTTTGCAAATCACCTCCACATTTGAGAGTTGTTTTGAATTACGGGAAGTATTTAATTGCTCGCTATAGAAGAAATATTGAACTTTCATATACTCCTCCAAATATCGTTATTTATACAACAAAGAATTGTAATTTGAATTGTAGTTTCTGTTTTATTGGAGATGACTTAAATCCAAGTAATGCTAAGGAATATGAACTTAGTTATGAAGATTACTTGAAAATAGTGGAGAATAAATTTTTTAAGAACTCTCTTCGGGTTGGTCTTCTTGGAGGCGAGCCTTTTATCGCTAAGGATATTTTTAGAATCCTGGAAGATTTAAGAAAAAGAAGAAAGGTTTCAACTGTAGTAACAAATTCAACTCTCTTAAAAGGTGAGAGGTTAAATAGATTTAAAGAACTTGCTCCTGATATTCTAGGTCTAAGTCTCTATGATACTAATAGAGAGGACGTAAGGCGTGTATATGCAGAAATGAAAGATAAGAGTATTATCTGGATTCAAACGATTATTGAGGCAACGAGTTTAAGTTACGTTTATGATGTTCTTGAATTTTGTATTGCAATTGGGTGTAAGAATATTCGATTCTCAAATTACTATCCTACTTATAATCAATCTATGGAAAAAGTTATTTTTGATGATAACGAAGACTATAAAATTTTAAGAACTAATGTTGAGAAGAAATTTGGTAAAATACTTAATATCGACTGGGCAGCTCCTGTGGCAAGGAAGGTTTCCTCAAAGTCCTGCCTACAGCCCATAAATTATGTTCATCTAGATAATCAAGGTGGAATAGGCGCCTGTTTTATGAGACCTCCAAAGAAAGAAGTTTACGGTAGTATCTTTGAAGACAATGCTTGGAATAATGAAGCAAATATTGGACTTCGAACAGTTATGAATGAACCAAGTGAGAATTGCGATCCTACTTGTAGGTATTGTGAAAATCTCACTGAAGATTTATATAAAATATGA
- a CDS encoding glycosyltransferase family 2 protein, whose protein sequence is MESIPHKLSIIIPALNEEKNLSKTLHMLIESTPMWKDVEYVIIDDGSSDHTYEVAKGFSNQINTLLIRHSKPMGRGYSINEGYKRASGEYLIVFNGKKDTKSSEVKKIFSNFEKADIIISYQANTHERPLIRRVLSRLFTTIINFLFSKRIKYYNGSILLKKEHFNLISPKTSSYAFDCELILQLLNLKLSYIEVPVNDIFEDGRKTRSLNIRNICGVLSTVLRIFWQLRILRSK, encoded by the coding sequence TTGGAGTCAATCCCACATAAGTTATCAATAATTATTCCCGCCTTGAATGAAGAGAAAAATCTCTCTAAAACTCTCCACATGCTTATTGAATCCACCCCTATGTGGAAAGATGTAGAATATGTCATTATTGATGACGGGAGTTCAGATCACACTTATGAAGTTGCAAAGGGATTCTCCAACCAAATTAATACATTACTCATTAGACATTCAAAACCTATGGGAAGAGGCTATAGCATTAATGAAGGTTACAAGAGGGCCAGTGGCGAATATCTTATTGTTTTCAATGGTAAAAAGGACACAAAATCTTCTGAAGTCAAAAAAATATTCTCCAACTTCGAAAAGGCAGACATTATCATCTCCTACCAAGCCAATACTCACGAAAGGCCTTTAATTAGAAGAGTTCTCTCAAGATTATTCACAACTATTATTAACTTCTTATTCTCAAAGAGAATTAAGTATTACAATGGTTCTATTCTTTTAAAAAAAGAGCACTTTAATTTAATTAGCCCTAAAACAAGTTCATATGCCTTTGATTGTGAACTAATACTTCAACTCTTAAATCTAAAACTTAGCTATATTGAAGTCCCTGTTAATGATATATTTGAAGATGGTAGAAAGACGAGATCACTGAATATAAGAAATATTTGCGGAGTTCTTAGCACAGTCCTAAGAATATTCTGGCAACTAAGAATACTAAGGTCAAAATGA
- a CDS encoding radical SAM protein, protein MNLKNLWRYFHLSIRVGIYKTPFTSFMIFLYFIVNRVQIKLKMVKLILPPPNLVISLTSRCNKTCSFCHYVTELNSPTYKEDELTLEGFKTLLRSKSVPNYGRVCLYGGEPLLNKDFFSILKLANNKKYLTTIVTNGLLVGKYLEELKNSKLNLMTLSYYKEDIEKIRDSIKKISSYIPINVSYVVSNNRLDELKNMLEFSKDINAEMVTIENLRENGVTNEKTLFESKELRAIQKSLNAQYSDHFILRWSGFNTAPKENEKIRCIDFWDTIFLNAKGEVSPCCQYPLSSYKGSIESSCSSINSKEMISLRKSFINNIAPDACKGCHYLYKSDPLYKS, encoded by the coding sequence ATGAATTTAAAGAACCTTTGGAGATATTTTCATTTATCTATTAGAGTTGGTATCTACAAGACACCTTTTACAAGCTTTATGATCTTTCTATATTTCATAGTAAATAGAGTTCAGATAAAGCTAAAAATGGTAAAGCTAATCCTCCCCCCACCAAATTTAGTTATCTCTCTTACATCTAGATGCAATAAGACCTGTTCCTTCTGTCACTATGTCACTGAGCTCAACTCTCCCACTTATAAAGAGGATGAACTCACACTAGAGGGCTTCAAGACACTTCTTCGCTCAAAGTCAGTACCTAATTATGGAAGAGTCTGTCTCTATGGAGGAGAGCCACTTTTAAATAAAGACTTCTTCTCTATTTTAAAATTGGCCAATAACAAAAAGTACTTAACGACGATTGTCACTAATGGACTGCTTGTTGGAAAGTACCTTGAAGAGCTCAAGAATTCAAAACTCAACCTAATGACTTTAAGTTATTACAAAGAGGATATTGAAAAGATTAGAGACTCTATAAAGAAAATATCGAGCTATATACCTATTAATGTAAGTTATGTTGTGTCGAATAATCGACTAGATGAACTTAAAAATATGCTCGAATTCTCAAAAGATATAAATGCCGAGATGGTGACCATAGAGAATCTAAGAGAAAATGGCGTCACAAATGAAAAGACGCTCTTTGAATCAAAAGAATTGAGGGCGATTCAGAAGTCCTTAAATGCTCAATATTCTGACCACTTTATTTTAAGGTGGTCAGGTTTTAACACTGCCCCAAAAGAGAATGAAAAGATTAGATGTATTGATTTCTGGGACACTATCTTCCTCAATGCTAAAGGTGAGGTTTCACCATGTTGCCAGTACCCACTCTCTTCCTACAAGGGTAGCATTGAAAGTTCATGCTCCTCTATAAACTCTAAAGAAATGATCTCTCTTAGAAAAAGCTTTATTAACAATATTGCACCTGATGCCTGCAAGGGATGTCACTACCTCTATAAGTCAGACCCACTTTATAAGTCTTGA
- a CDS encoding glycosyltransferase family 39 protein translates to MERVRLFFLKNRELFSNEKVTTLFFIILSSALFIFPRIKIITEYTLDGDELLSWLLIEKSFTGMWAEVYRAVMQPLYYTILKLWMFISPENNDYWIRVPSIILSCLASILVALQVRKVSDWLIATIIFILFSNLDWVVMTSTMSRSYPLLLFLSSIHVYFFKKVIAGTSSSRDYNAFTFLSIAILFTHNTSIFYISSCFLLLIFSGHWKKLLEKKINILFLVSLLVYLVVIYFQFINYRSKVSWIGKSSWDFTYLDPILITYLISLIFVFFKYKTTNRKLIVFSSVPLVGYFLYLFVDTFLMSIFVQRYFVVFYPLMTLVIAEFIRSLMNVNVGKVIILLIVSVQFGSYRITPYRDFYEYKIDYKHFFKNLKDREVINNRTSVQCVVIDSYEAVLSPYSKMYLGRDVCNYISNEAKLDADIILVNDISKAKILMSDLNLADNVKYRPLVVEDNIVAFERYE, encoded by the coding sequence ATGGAAAGAGTGAGATTATTCTTTTTAAAAAACAGAGAACTCTTTTCAAATGAAAAGGTAACAACTCTATTTTTTATTATTCTATCTAGTGCATTATTTATCTTCCCAAGAATTAAAATAATTACCGAATATACCCTTGATGGTGATGAGCTACTCAGTTGGTTACTTATAGAGAAAAGTTTCACTGGTATGTGGGCTGAAGTGTATCGCGCAGTTATGCAGCCACTATATTATACAATTCTTAAACTGTGGATGTTTATATCACCAGAAAATAATGACTACTGGATAAGGGTTCCTAGTATTATTCTAAGTTGTTTGGCCAGTATTCTTGTGGCGCTACAAGTTCGAAAAGTAAGTGATTGGCTCATTGCTACTATTATTTTCATTCTCTTTAGTAATTTGGATTGGGTAGTCATGACTTCGACTATGTCTCGTTCATACCCATTACTTCTTTTTCTAAGCTCGATTCATGTTTACTTTTTTAAAAAAGTTATAGCAGGTACTTCATCGAGTAGAGATTACAATGCCTTTACTTTTCTCTCAATAGCAATTCTCTTTACTCACAATACTTCAATTTTCTATATTTCGTCATGTTTCTTATTGTTGATATTTAGTGGACACTGGAAGAAGTTATTAGAGAAGAAAATCAATATACTTTTCTTGGTATCTCTTCTTGTCTATCTCGTCGTAATATATTTTCAATTTATAAATTATAGATCAAAGGTCTCTTGGATAGGAAAGAGCTCTTGGGACTTCACTTATTTAGACCCAATCTTAATAACTTATTTGATAAGCCTAATTTTTGTCTTTTTTAAGTATAAAACTACAAACAGAAAGCTGATTGTATTTTCAAGTGTTCCCTTGGTCGGCTATTTCCTCTATCTCTTTGTTGATACATTTTTGATGTCGATTTTTGTTCAAAGATATTTTGTCGTTTTCTATCCGTTGATGACACTCGTAATTGCTGAGTTTATAAGAAGCTTAATGAATGTTAATGTTGGGAAAGTGATTATTCTCTTAATTGTATCAGTTCAATTTGGTTCCTATCGCATTACTCCTTATAGAGACTTTTATGAATATAAAATAGACTATAAGCACTTCTTTAAAAACCTTAAAGATAGAGAGGTTATTAATAATCGTACTAGTGTTCAGTGTGTCGTTATTGATTCGTATGAAGCAGTCTTGAGCCCATATTCTAAAATGTATTTAGGACGTGATGTATGTAATTATATATCTAACGAGGCAAAATTAGATGCTGATATTATTTTAGTTAATGATATCAGTAAGGCGAAGATTTTGATGAGTGATCTAAATTTAGCTGATAACGTAAAGTATAGGCCATTAGTAGTTGAAGATAATATTGTGGCGTTTGAGCGATATGAATAA
- a CDS encoding tetratricopeptide repeat protein, whose amino-acid sequence MKNLLSHKFLKFFLITFTICMAVYSQAIHFSYFILDDAFHIYENDHIQLNLSNILWFWTNSKTPLAYNIWQVIGAVGGVHNTELFRIANIVFHSINSILVYFIISQLSSERERSCKAGIITAMIFAFHPIQVESVVWISSLRGLLAGFFVLLGIWTSINIKFDYKKSVAILILFILGLLSKPTIFLLPIIVMGIDYYHHKKNFKEVLKENGFLILCLIIGVIYFYNDLIIKMTGGGIGSYLKLITFNSIFYFKRIFFLSDFGYEMSGLKDVYNFKLSIWDYLIGIGTLTTLCLSFIFRKRFSKQLGIALVIFLSFYVPISGVLNFHYQIVSVVAERYFYLPLIGLGWLIEILIHKFKPSIRGYISTLMAVTLILASFSQVGKWDSFSVFNHNGSESSFFYNILLGKQQVKEGRLEGAEKSFLRAKKNDPSFIGSNVGLMSVYLRQGSLEKAELLKEEIGELLFEDWTLLSDYISILVENRIFSKANSLMSTNFSRYLYSRQFIVIYRDLLESERRFILQVLKSSVSKNPELEERNRVRILEIDTKIKELEELY is encoded by the coding sequence GTGAAAAATTTATTAAGTCATAAATTCTTAAAATTTTTTCTAATAACATTTACTATCTGTATGGCCGTCTATTCTCAGGCCATACATTTTTCTTACTTCATTTTAGATGATGCTTTTCATATCTATGAGAACGATCATATTCAATTAAACTTATCAAATATTCTATGGTTTTGGACAAATTCAAAAACACCACTGGCCTATAATATCTGGCAAGTGATAGGTGCAGTTGGTGGTGTTCATAATACAGAGCTCTTTAGAATAGCAAATATTGTATTTCACTCTATTAATAGTATTCTGGTCTATTTCATAATCTCTCAACTCTCTTCTGAGCGTGAGAGAAGTTGTAAGGCGGGAATTATTACTGCGATGATTTTTGCATTTCACCCGATTCAAGTAGAGAGTGTCGTTTGGATATCATCTCTAAGGGGCTTACTCGCGGGATTCTTTGTACTACTCGGTATTTGGACTTCTATTAATATAAAGTTTGATTATAAGAAGTCTGTCGCCATACTTATTCTCTTTATTTTAGGGCTACTTTCAAAGCCCACTATTTTTCTTCTGCCAATAATTGTCATGGGAATCGATTATTACCATCACAAGAAAAATTTTAAAGAGGTTTTAAAAGAGAATGGCTTCTTAATTCTCTGCCTAATCATCGGTGTTATTTACTTCTATAATGACCTTATTATCAAAATGACTGGTGGTGGAATTGGAAGCTATTTAAAGTTAATAACCTTTAATTCTATCTTCTATTTTAAAAGAATATTCTTTCTTTCAGACTTTGGTTATGAAATGTCAGGCTTAAAAGATGTATACAATTTTAAGTTATCAATTTGGGATTACCTTATTGGAATAGGAACTTTAACAACTCTTTGTTTAAGTTTTATTTTTAGAAAGAGATTTTCAAAACAGCTTGGAATCGCACTAGTTATTTTTCTTTCATTCTATGTACCTATTTCTGGGGTTCTTAATTTCCACTACCAAATTGTATCAGTGGTGGCCGAGAGATACTTCTACTTGCCATTAATTGGTCTTGGTTGGCTTATTGAAATACTCATCCACAAATTTAAACCTTCTATAAGGGGTTATATATCTACTTTAATGGCAGTTACTTTAATTTTGGCTAGCTTTTCTCAGGTCGGTAAGTGGGACTCGTTTTCTGTTTTTAATCATAATGGTTCTGAGAGCTCATTCTTCTACAATATTCTCTTAGGTAAACAACAAGTTAAAGAGGGAAGACTTGAAGGGGCCGAGAAGAGTTTCTTAAGGGCAAAGAAGAATGACCCTAGTTTTATTGGTAGTAATGTTGGACTTATGTCTGTCTATTTAAGACAGGGGAGTCTTGAGAAAGCGGAACTGTTAAAAGAGGAGATTGGAGAGTTACTTTTTGAAGATTGGACGCTCCTCTCTGACTATATTTCAATTTTGGTGGAAAATAGAATTTTCAGCAAAGCAAATTCTTTAATGAGTACAAACTTTAGCCGCTACCTCTATAGTAGACAATTTATAGTTATATATAGAGACCTTCTTGAGTCAGAGAGACGCTTTATTTTACAAGTACTAAAATCAAGTGTTTCCAAAAACCCTGAGTTAGAAGAAAGAAATAGAGTAAGAATTTTAGAGATAGATACTAAGATTAAAGAATTAGAAGAACTCTACTAA
- a CDS encoding tail fiber domain-containing protein: protein MSTDNDKKKEYDFGELKEFNLQEIEEEVLNESIYIDVFAGSDVRFKENINPLSDAMKGIASLNAYTYNYKTEEFPENKFSQREQIGVMAQELESVFPQAVAEDEKGMKYVNYSMLTPILLEAVKELNKKVEDQQAQIEVLLKKVK, encoded by the coding sequence ATGAGCACTGATAACGATAAGAAAAAAGAATACGATTTTGGAGAGCTTAAGGAGTTCAACCTTCAAGAAATTGAAGAAGAAGTTCTCAATGAAAGTATTTATATTGATGTTTTCGCAGGCTCTGATGTTAGATTCAAAGAGAATATCAATCCTCTTAGTGACGCAATGAAGGGAATCGCATCGTTAAATGCATATACTTATAATTATAAGACAGAAGAATTTCCTGAAAATAAATTCTCGCAAAGAGAGCAGATTGGTGTAATGGCCCAAGAGTTGGAGAGTGTATTTCCACAAGCCGTTGCTGAAGACGAGAAGGGAATGAAGTACGTGAATTACTCAATGCTAACTCCAATTCTCCTAGAAGCTGTAAAAGAACTGAATAAGAAGGTTGAAGACCAGCAAGCTCAGATTGAAGTTTTACTGAAGAAGGTAAAATAA
- a CDS encoding PqqD family protein, whose product MSELQINEGLKLQKCDDVVSRKNANDIIVLMKMDDSSSFFKINGVAAEVWDLLSDGKSVKEVLDQLEGEYNVTREVLLGDVSKLITQLVDKNLAVTA is encoded by the coding sequence ATGTCTGAGCTTCAAATCAATGAAGGCTTAAAGCTACAAAAATGTGATGACGTTGTTTCTAGAAAGAATGCAAATGATATTATTGTTTTGATGAAAATGGATGATTCATCTTCTTTCTTTAAAATTAATGGAGTGGCCGCTGAGGTGTGGGATCTTTTGAGCGATGGGAAGAGCGTAAAAGAGGTTCTTGACCAATTAGAAGGCGAATATAATGTCACTAGAGAAGTTCTCTTGGGTGATGTGAGTAAGCTTATTACTCAATTAGTTGATAAGAATTTAGCTGTAACTGCTTAA
- a CDS encoding twitch domain-containing radical SAM protein, with amino-acid sequence MESLKDRKKRIDSINEVSESFCLAKWLQVTIDLVHGTNHSCHHPRRHLIPLEELEQNPSALHNTKFKKEKRKEMLEGRRPSECEYCWQIEDSSGPEKSDRLIKSLDHWAYPHKDRIANSHYEDDVAPTYVEVMFDKGCNLACGYCIADVSSRIEQEIKKFGPYEELIDHRLPRNEKISDDETTNPYVIAFWKWLPTIIEGLHTLRITGGEPLLSVNTFKVLDYLLENESKDLTLAINTNLSVKDVVIDRFIKKLKPVLQKGNIKKFELFTSVDAYKEQAEYIREGLDYDKMLSNIRKFKEELGVDVIINCTFGVYSIPKFKLFLQDILELKKDYGRVILDISYLNHPRYLRANMVTEDLHSYIKESLEFMGGRVSEFGGNEFSEYELEKFKRVYHWIVSKERMDQKNQNRADLYTFVTQFDKRYNKDFLTAFPEYKDFMLNCKKSYYFVKKLTIGEDYV; translated from the coding sequence TTGGAATCATTGAAGGACAGAAAAAAGCGTATTGACTCAATAAATGAGGTGTCTGAAAGCTTTTGTCTTGCAAAGTGGCTTCAAGTGACTATTGATCTCGTTCACGGAACGAACCATAGTTGCCACCATCCTCGAAGACATTTAATCCCCTTAGAAGAACTTGAGCAAAATCCTTCGGCTCTACACAATACGAAATTTAAGAAAGAGAAGCGAAAAGAAATGCTTGAAGGTCGCAGGCCTTCAGAGTGTGAATATTGTTGGCAAATTGAAGATAGCTCTGGCCCAGAGAAATCAGATCGACTGATTAAATCTCTAGACCATTGGGCTTACCCTCACAAAGATAGAATAGCGAACTCTCACTACGAAGATGATGTTGCTCCTACATATGTTGAGGTGATGTTTGATAAGGGGTGCAACTTAGCTTGTGGCTATTGTATTGCAGATGTCTCAAGTCGTATCGAGCAAGAAATAAAAAAGTTTGGCCCTTATGAGGAATTGATTGATCATCGACTGCCTCGTAATGAGAAAATATCTGATGATGAAACTACTAATCCCTACGTCATCGCTTTTTGGAAATGGTTACCAACTATAATCGAAGGACTTCACACTCTGAGAATTACCGGTGGAGAGCCTCTTTTATCTGTGAATACTTTTAAAGTTTTAGATTACTTACTTGAGAATGAATCTAAGGATTTGACCTTGGCAATCAATACAAATCTCTCCGTTAAGGATGTTGTCATTGATAGATTTATAAAGAAGTTAAAGCCAGTTTTACAGAAGGGAAATATTAAGAAATTTGAACTCTTTACTAGTGTAGATGCATATAAGGAACAAGCAGAATACATTAGGGAGGGACTTGATTACGATAAGATGCTCTCAAATATTAGAAAGTTTAAAGAAGAGCTCGGTGTTGATGTCATTATAAATTGTACTTTTGGAGTTTACTCTATTCCAAAATTTAAATTATTTCTTCAAGATATACTCGAACTAAAAAAAGACTATGGTCGAGTTATTTTAGATATATCCTATTTAAATCACCCGCGATACTTAAGGGCCAATATGGTCACTGAAGATTTACATTCTTATATTAAAGAAAGTCTCGAGTTTATGGGGGGGCGAGTATCAGAGTTTGGTGGAAACGAGTTCTCCGAATATGAGCTTGAGAAATTTAAAAGAGTATATCATTGGATTGTCTCAAAAGAGAGAATGGATCAGAAGAACCAGAATAGGGCTGACTTATATACTTTTGTGACTCAGTTTGATAAAAGATACAATAAAGACTTTTTAACAGCATTTCCAGAGTACAAAGATTTTATGTTAAACTGTAAGAAATCTTACTACTTTGTAAAAAAATTAACTATTGGAGAGGACTATGTCTGA